From the genome of Streptacidiphilus rugosus AM-16, one region includes:
- the tsaD gene encoding tRNA (adenosine(37)-N6)-threonylcarbamoyltransferase complex transferase subunit TsaD, protein MAADEPLVLGIETSCDETGVGIVRGTTLLADAVASSVEEHGRFGGVVPEIASRAHLEAMVPTVQRALDEAGVRASDLDGIAVTAGPGLAGALLVGVSAAKAYAYALDKPLYGVNHLASHICVDQLEHGRLPSPTMALLVSGGHSSLLFTEDITSEVRSLGATIDDAAGEAFDKVARLLNLGFPGGPVIDRYAREGDPKAIAFPRGLSGAKDPAYDFSFSGLKTAVSRWVEAKRRAGEEVPIRDVAASFQEAVTDVLTKKAIRACKDEGVDHLMIGGGVAANSRLRAMAQERCDRAGITLRVPRPKLCTDNGAMVAALGAEMVWRDRSPSAFDLSADSSLPVTDTHVPASHDELHRLSE, encoded by the coding sequence ATGGCCGCTGACGAACCGCTGGTCCTCGGGATCGAGACCTCCTGCGACGAGACCGGCGTCGGCATCGTCCGGGGCACCACGCTGCTCGCCGACGCCGTCGCCTCCAGCGTCGAGGAGCACGGCCGCTTCGGCGGCGTAGTGCCCGAGATCGCCAGCCGGGCGCACCTGGAGGCGATGGTCCCCACCGTGCAGCGCGCGCTGGACGAGGCCGGGGTCAGGGCGAGCGACCTCGACGGCATCGCCGTCACCGCGGGGCCCGGCCTCGCCGGCGCCCTGCTGGTCGGGGTGAGCGCCGCCAAGGCCTACGCCTACGCGCTGGACAAGCCGCTCTACGGGGTGAACCACCTCGCCTCGCACATCTGCGTGGACCAGTTGGAGCACGGCCGGCTGCCCTCGCCGACGATGGCGCTGCTGGTCTCCGGCGGGCACTCCTCGCTGCTGTTCACCGAGGACATCACCAGCGAGGTCCGTTCCCTCGGCGCGACCATCGACGACGCGGCGGGGGAGGCCTTCGACAAGGTCGCCCGGCTGCTCAACCTCGGCTTCCCCGGCGGCCCGGTCATCGACCGCTACGCCCGCGAGGGCGACCCGAAGGCCATCGCGTTCCCGCGCGGACTCAGCGGCGCGAAGGATCCGGCGTACGACTTCTCCTTCTCCGGCCTGAAGACGGCGGTCTCCCGCTGGGTCGAGGCCAAGCGCCGCGCCGGCGAGGAGGTGCCGATCCGGGACGTCGCCGCGTCGTTCCAGGAGGCGGTGACCGACGTGCTGACGAAGAAGGCGATCCGCGCCTGCAAGGACGAGGGCGTCGACCACCTGATGATCGGCGGTGGGGTGGCCGCCAACTCGCGGCTGCGCGCCATGGCCCAGGAGCGCTGCGACCGCGCCGGCATCACGCTGCGCGTGCCGCGTCCCAAGCTCTGCACCGACAACGGGGCGATGGTCGCCGCGCTCGGCGCGGAGATGGTCTGGCGCGACCGGTCGCCCTCGGCCTTCGATCTCTCGGCAGATTCTTCCCTGCCGGTAACCGATACTCATGTACCCGCGTCTCACGATGAACTGCACCGTTTGTCTGAGTAA
- a CDS encoding alpha/beta fold hydrolase — translation MAGGSDGGGGDVVRQVRDAAGAVVGDVAAGRWSRAGIVGVSLGVVAAGAVAGVALERLTVGRDMRRRAEAELDAAAAFGSLRGTPLRVPAADGTELYVELDGSGWAGTDPVVAREVAHAAPTAAGDPAEAADPAGPAEQGRTTASPRSFRRSWLGRRRGASAEPAAPGPLGGVLSGVGSWLGLPPTPPLTVVFTHGYCLNQDSWHFQREAFREGLRLVFWDQRSHGRSERSRSFLGGEPASIDQLGGDLGAVIDAVAPTGPLVLVGHSMGGMTIMALAAQRPELFAERVAGVAFLGTTSGSWRGVTLGLPGVGAKMFHRVGPGIIKALGRQAALVERGRRLSSELTAAVYHRFSFGSDDIDPALARFAQQLLEATPVDVVAEFFPVFPAHEKTAALATLSEIPTLVMAGEQDLLTPPAHSAAIAAQLPDAALEIVPETGHLLMLERPALVDARLADLLERAAAHCGAPLPPHVHDLARRA, via the coding sequence ATGGCCGGCGGCAGCGACGGCGGTGGCGGCGACGTCGTCCGCCAGGTGCGGGACGCGGCCGGGGCGGTCGTCGGCGACGTCGCCGCAGGCCGCTGGAGCCGTGCGGGCATCGTCGGCGTCTCCCTCGGCGTGGTGGCCGCCGGCGCCGTCGCCGGGGTCGCGCTGGAACGCCTGACCGTCGGCCGCGACATGCGCCGCCGCGCCGAGGCCGAGCTCGACGCCGCCGCCGCCTTCGGCTCGCTGCGCGGCACCCCGCTGCGCGTCCCGGCCGCGGACGGCACCGAGCTCTACGTCGAACTGGACGGCTCCGGCTGGGCGGGCACCGACCCCGTCGTCGCCCGTGAGGTCGCCCACGCCGCGCCGACCGCTGCGGGCGATCCGGCCGAGGCCGCCGATCCGGCAGGTCCGGCGGAGCAGGGCAGGACCACCGCCTCCCCAAGGAGCTTCCGGCGCAGCTGGCTCGGGCGCAGACGCGGCGCCTCCGCAGAGCCGGCCGCTCCCGGGCCGCTGGGCGGGGTGCTGTCCGGGGTGGGCAGCTGGCTCGGCCTGCCGCCGACGCCGCCGCTGACCGTCGTCTTCACGCACGGGTACTGCCTGAACCAGGACAGCTGGCACTTCCAGCGCGAGGCGTTCAGGGAGGGGCTCCGGCTGGTCTTCTGGGACCAACGCAGCCACGGCCGGTCCGAGCGCAGCCGCAGCTTCCTCGGCGGGGAGCCCGCCTCCATCGACCAGCTCGGCGGCGACCTCGGCGCGGTCATCGACGCCGTCGCCCCCACAGGTCCGCTCGTGCTGGTGGGTCACTCCATGGGCGGCATGACCATCATGGCCCTGGCCGCCCAGCGCCCCGAGCTCTTCGCCGAGCGGGTCGCCGGGGTCGCCTTCCTCGGCACCACCTCCGGCAGCTGGCGCGGCGTCACCCTCGGGCTGCCCGGCGTCGGCGCGAAGATGTTCCATCGGGTGGGGCCCGGCATCATCAAGGCGCTGGGCCGTCAGGCCGCCCTGGTCGAGCGCGGCCGACGCCTCAGCAGCGAGCTGACCGCCGCCGTCTACCACCGGTTCTCCTTCGGCTCCGACGACATCGACCCGGCGCTGGCGCGCTTCGCGCAGCAGCTGCTGGAGGCGACGCCCGTGGACGTCGTCGCCGAGTTCTTCCCGGTCTTCCCCGCCCACGAGAAGACGGCGGCGCTCGCCACGCTGAGCGAGATCCCGACCCTGGTGATGGCGGGCGAGCAGGACCTGCTCACGCCGCCCGCGCACAGCGCCGCGATCGCCGCGCAACTCCCCGACGCCGCGCTGGAGATCGTGCCCGAGACCGGTCACCTGCTGATGCTCGAACGCCCGGCGCTGGTGGACGCCCGCCTCGCCGACCTGCTGGAACGCGCGGCCGCGCACTGCGGCGCGCCGCTGCCCCCGCACGTCCACGATCTCGCCCGACGCGCCTGA
- a CDS encoding S53 family peptidase translates to MHSRGTHRRVGIALAATLPMLAAAVAAGSPASATSVRHDIAGGKPAWTAAAADKGQAALNGGVTARVYLAGDQAGLDAFVQKVSDPQSAQYGHYLTPQQSDARFGATADQIKRVSAWLRSAGLKITGVNQHYISVSGDVAAAQRAFGAQLRTYTTGGHSYRAPAGALSVPADVADAILTVAGLNTKPAVMKHDDTLPPPGAAFVNAGPFSSYYGSNLAKTLPKAFGRTVSYTVKGYNGHQLRDAYGATATGLTGKGQTVAIVDAYDSPTIAADAATYAKRNGDAAYKKGQFKQYDAAAWTDTADPSDANPNGCGASGWYGEQSLDVEAVHAIAPAANIAYVGAGSCNDQDLRDALTRIVDNHLASIVTNSWGSPENGSDPAEDAVYNQIFERGAVEGIGFYFSSGDNGDELANTGTKQSDMPASLPYVTAVGGTSLAIGKHGNYEFETGWGTGKSSLSADGKSWVGFPGSFHGGGGGGTSARVPQPFYQKGFVPSALANANGGGAKRVVPDVSAIADPNTGFLVGQTQTFPDGTVKYSEYRIGGTSLASPVFAGIQALAQQAQGFAIGFADPAIYAKHRTLHDVTDHPFGPKVGLAVARVDFANTVDASNGLVTSLRTLGQDSSLSATRGYDNVTGLGSPTEDYLESFMWRHIH, encoded by the coding sequence ATGCACAGCAGGGGAACACATCGGCGTGTCGGCATCGCATTGGCAGCGACCCTGCCGATGCTGGCCGCCGCCGTCGCCGCGGGGTCTCCCGCGAGCGCGACATCCGTGCGGCACGACATCGCGGGCGGCAAGCCGGCGTGGACCGCGGCCGCCGCGGACAAGGGGCAGGCGGCGCTGAACGGCGGGGTCACCGCGCGCGTCTACCTCGCAGGGGACCAGGCCGGTCTCGACGCCTTCGTGCAGAAGGTGTCCGACCCCCAGAGCGCCCAGTACGGGCACTACCTGACGCCGCAGCAGTCCGACGCCAGGTTCGGCGCGACCGCCGACCAGATCAAGCGGGTCTCGGCCTGGCTGCGCTCGGCCGGTCTGAAGATCACCGGTGTCAACCAGCACTACATCTCGGTCAGCGGTGACGTCGCCGCCGCGCAGCGCGCCTTCGGCGCCCAGCTGCGCACCTACACGACCGGCGGCCACAGCTACCGCGCCCCGGCCGGTGCGCTCAGCGTCCCGGCGGACGTCGCGGACGCGATCCTGACGGTGGCCGGGCTCAACACCAAGCCCGCCGTCATGAAGCACGACGACACGCTGCCCCCTCCGGGAGCCGCGTTCGTCAACGCCGGTCCGTTCTCGTCGTACTACGGCTCGAACCTCGCCAAGACGCTGCCCAAGGCGTTCGGCAGGACTGTGTCGTACACCGTCAAGGGCTACAACGGCCACCAGCTGCGCGACGCCTACGGCGCGACCGCGACCGGCCTGACCGGCAAGGGCCAGACGGTCGCGATCGTCGACGCGTACGACTCGCCGACCATCGCGGCCGACGCCGCCACCTACGCCAAGCGCAACGGTGACGCGGCGTACAAGAAGGGCCAGTTCAAGCAGTACGACGCGGCGGCCTGGACCGACACGGCCGACCCGTCCGACGCCAACCCGAACGGCTGCGGCGCGTCCGGCTGGTACGGCGAGCAGTCGCTGGACGTCGAGGCGGTGCACGCGATCGCCCCGGCAGCCAACATCGCCTACGTCGGCGCCGGCTCCTGCAACGACCAGGACCTCCGCGACGCGCTCACCCGCATCGTGGACAACCACCTGGCCAGCATCGTCACCAACTCCTGGGGCTCCCCGGAGAACGGCAGCGACCCGGCCGAGGACGCGGTCTACAACCAGATCTTCGAGCGCGGCGCGGTCGAGGGCATCGGCTTCTACTTCTCCAGCGGTGACAACGGCGACGAGCTCGCCAACACCGGTACGAAGCAGAGCGACATGCCCGCCTCCCTGCCGTACGTGACGGCCGTCGGCGGCACCTCGCTGGCGATCGGCAAGCACGGCAACTACGAGTTCGAGACCGGCTGGGGCACCGGCAAGTCCTCGCTCTCGGCGGACGGCAAGAGCTGGGTCGGCTTCCCCGGCTCGTTCCACGGCGGCGGTGGCGGCGGTACCAGCGCGCGTGTTCCGCAGCCGTTCTACCAGAAGGGCTTCGTGCCCTCGGCCCTGGCCAACGCGAACGGCGGCGGCGCGAAGCGCGTCGTGCCTGACGTCTCGGCGATCGCCGACCCGAACACCGGCTTCCTGGTGGGTCAGACCCAGACCTTCCCGGACGGCACGGTGAAGTACAGCGAGTACCGCATCGGCGGCACCAGCCTGGCCTCCCCGGTCTTCGCCGGCATCCAGGCGCTCGCGCAGCAGGCGCAGGGCTTCGCCATCGGCTTCGCCGACCCGGCGATCTACGCCAAGCACCGCACGCTCCACGACGTGACCGACCACCCGTTCGGCCCGAAGGTGGGCCTTGCGGTGGCGCGCGTGGACTTCGCCAACACGGTGGACGCCTCGAACGGCCTCGTCACCTCCCTCCGCACGCTCGGCCAGGACTCGTCCCTGTCCGCGACGCGGGGCTACGACAACGTGACCGGTCTGGGCAGCCCGACGGAGGACTACCTCGAGTCCTTCATGTGGCGCCACATCCACTGA
- a CDS encoding polysaccharide deacetylase family protein, with amino-acid sequence MKKWLGAAIALGTALAVSACGSGSGGPASTPTTSQGAPGGGGDAASASPLASDGSGTVDPAAWAKWGLRPLLPAPAAPADRPIRLTKTGKVPVFSNVPVPASDKIVFITLDDGAEKDPRFVQLMQDLRIPVTMFLTEDIIKNDYGYFKPLQALGDSIQNHTVSHPPMNTIPLAAQKRQVCEDQSTLTTEYGTAPFLFRPPFGAGAYTTSLNQAVQACGPRAIVLWKETMQITGLQYQTADKKLRPGDIILAHFRGPSELKGETMVAMFVNLVKRIEEQGFTVARLDDYIQPPTG; translated from the coding sequence ATGAAGAAGTGGCTCGGCGCGGCGATCGCGCTCGGGACGGCGCTGGCCGTCAGCGCGTGCGGCAGCGGCAGCGGCGGACCGGCGTCCACGCCGACCACGAGTCAGGGGGCGCCCGGGGGCGGTGGCGACGCGGCTTCCGCCTCGCCCCTGGCGAGCGACGGGAGCGGCACGGTCGACCCGGCCGCCTGGGCGAAGTGGGGGCTGCGGCCGCTGCTCCCCGCGCCGGCCGCGCCCGCGGACCGGCCGATCAGGCTGACGAAGACCGGGAAGGTGCCGGTCTTCTCGAACGTGCCGGTGCCCGCCTCCGACAAGATCGTCTTCATCACGCTCGACGACGGGGCCGAAAAGGATCCGCGCTTCGTCCAGTTGATGCAGGATCTGCGGATCCCGGTCACGATGTTCCTGACCGAGGACATCATCAAGAACGACTACGGCTACTTCAAGCCCCTTCAGGCGCTGGGCGACAGCATCCAGAACCACACCGTCAGCCACCCGCCGATGAACACGATCCCGCTCGCCGCGCAGAAGCGGCAGGTGTGCGAGGACCAGTCGACGCTGACGACCGAGTACGGCACGGCGCCGTTCCTCTTCCGCCCGCCTTTCGGCGCCGGCGCCTACACCACCTCGCTCAACCAGGCCGTCCAGGCCTGCGGCCCGCGCGCGATCGTGCTCTGGAAGGAGACGATGCAGATCACGGGCCTGCAGTACCAGACGGCCGACAAGAAGCTCCGGCCCGGCGACATCATCCTGGCGCACTTCCGCGGCCCCTCCGAGCTCAAGGGGGAGACCATGGTGGCGATGTTCGTGAACCTGGTGAAGCGGATCGAGGAGCAGGGCTTCACCGTCGCCAGGCTCGACGACTACATCCAGCCGCCTACGGGCTGA
- a CDS encoding class I SAM-dependent methyltransferase: MTDEGQALLTELKDYSPADELALATRLRRSYEAGLVSAALAQARLRSRAAAKFGADAERMYFTPNGVEQSTRSGVAQWRAQRFTALGVRSVADLCSGIGGDAIALARAGIRVLAVDRDEAACAAAEANARALGLADLIETRCADVAEVDTVGYDAVFVDPARRGGRGRIFDPEAYSPPLSWAVEAARRAPFAALKVAPGIPHEAVPEDAEVEWVSDGGDVKEAVLWFGTKAPQPHRATLLPAGASLTGGRLPDPPAGPVLSYLYEPDGAVIRAHLVAEVAAQLGDATLIDPTIAYLTSDQLTATPYATAYRITDVLPFNLKRLKALVRERSIGTLVIKKRGSAIEPEELRRKIKPEGVNSAVVVLTRAAGAPVMLLGQPADRPGAVGAVSP; the protein is encoded by the coding sequence ATGACGGACGAGGGCCAGGCCCTGCTCACCGAGCTCAAGGACTACTCGCCCGCCGACGAGCTCGCGCTGGCCACGCGACTGCGGCGCTCGTACGAGGCGGGGCTGGTCTCGGCCGCGCTCGCGCAGGCGCGGCTGCGCAGCCGGGCGGCGGCCAAGTTCGGGGCGGACGCGGAGCGGATGTACTTCACGCCCAACGGCGTCGAGCAGTCCACCCGGTCGGGTGTCGCGCAGTGGCGCGCGCAGCGGTTCACTGCGCTGGGGGTCCGCTCCGTCGCGGACCTCTGCTCGGGGATCGGCGGTGACGCCATCGCCCTGGCCCGGGCCGGGATCCGGGTGCTGGCCGTGGACCGGGACGAGGCCGCCTGCGCCGCCGCGGAAGCCAACGCGCGGGCGCTGGGGCTGGCGGATCTGATCGAGACCCGCTGCGCCGACGTCGCCGAGGTCGACACCGTCGGCTACGACGCCGTGTTCGTCGATCCCGCGCGCCGAGGGGGCCGCGGCAGGATCTTCGATCCCGAGGCGTACTCGCCGCCGCTCAGCTGGGCCGTGGAGGCCGCCAGGCGCGCGCCCTTCGCCGCGCTCAAGGTCGCCCCCGGGATCCCGCACGAGGCCGTGCCGGAGGACGCCGAGGTGGAGTGGGTGTCCGACGGCGGGGACGTGAAGGAGGCCGTGCTCTGGTTCGGCACGAAGGCCCCCCAGCCCCACCGGGCGACCCTGCTGCCCGCCGGCGCGAGCCTGACCGGCGGACGGCTCCCCGACCCTCCGGCCGGACCGGTCCTGAGCTACCTCTACGAACCGGACGGCGCGGTGATCCGCGCCCATCTGGTCGCCGAGGTGGCCGCACAGCTCGGCGACGCGACGCTGATCGACCCGACGATCGCCTATCTGACCAGTGATCAGCTGACCGCGACCCCTTACGCGACGGCCTACAGGATCACCGACGTGCTGCCGTTCAACCTGAAGAGGCTCAAGGCCCTGGTCCGCGAGCGGTCCATCGGCACCCTCGTGATCAAGAAGCGCGGCTCGGCGATCGAGCCGGAGGAGCTGCGCAGAAAGATCAAGCCCGAGGGGGTGAACTCGGCGGTCGTCGTCTTGACGCGGGCCGCCGGGGCGCCGGTGATGCTGCTGGGGCAGCCTGCCGACCGACCGGGGGCCGTCGGCGCCGTCAGCCCGTAG
- the tsaB gene encoding tRNA (adenosine(37)-N6)-threonylcarbamoyltransferase complex dimerization subunit type 1 TsaB: protein MLLLAFDTATPAVTAAVLDTETGAVLGSADQVDARRHGELLLPTIDAVLREAGTPKEELGAIVVGVGPGPYTGLRVGLATAAALGHALGIPVHGVCTLDGVARAARDAGVSGPLVAATDARRKEVYWARYDADGVRVEGPAVDRPAEIAKAVAGLASVGAGALLYPETFPDACGEAPAHQSAAALAAFAAEALASGTPLLPPTPLYLRRPDAEVPKNYKTVLPA from the coding sequence GTGCTGCTGCTTGCCTTCGACACCGCCACCCCCGCCGTCACCGCCGCCGTGCTGGACACCGAGACCGGCGCGGTGCTCGGCTCCGCCGACCAGGTCGACGCGCGACGCCACGGTGAACTGCTGCTTCCCACCATCGACGCGGTGCTGCGGGAAGCGGGCACGCCGAAGGAGGAGCTCGGAGCGATCGTCGTCGGGGTAGGGCCCGGGCCCTACACCGGCCTGCGGGTCGGTCTCGCCACCGCCGCCGCGCTCGGCCACGCGCTGGGGATCCCCGTGCACGGCGTCTGCACGCTCGACGGCGTCGCCCGCGCGGCGCGCGACGCGGGCGTGAGCGGGCCGCTCGTCGCGGCGACGGACGCGCGGCGCAAGGAGGTCTACTGGGCCAGGTACGACGCGGACGGCGTCCGCGTCGAGGGCCCTGCGGTGGACCGGCCCGCCGAGATCGCCAAGGCGGTGGCCGGGCTCGCCTCCGTCGGCGCGGGGGCGCTGCTCTACCCCGAGACCTTCCCCGACGCGTGCGGCGAGGCCCCGGCCCACCAGTCCGCCGCCGCGCTCGCCGCCTTCGCCGCCGAGGCGCTCGCCTCCGGCACGCCGCTGCTCCCGCCGACCCCGCTCTACCTGCGCCGCCCCGACGCCGAGGTCCCGAAGAACTACAAGACGGTGCTCCCGGCATGA
- the tsaE gene encoding tRNA (adenosine(37)-N6)-threonylcarbamoyltransferase complex ATPase subunit type 1 TsaE has translation MGNVATLTVPHPAAMQELGRTLATVLRPGDLVLLSGELGAGKTTLARGLGEGLGVRGAVTSPTFVIARVHPSLVGGPALVHVDAYRLGGGLDQMEDLDLDVSLPESVVVVEWGEGKVEELSESRLEVRIERAMGGDAQLSLDQDLDPDVPDERSVTLTGLGARWAEVGLAALAVARA, from the coding sequence ATGGGTAACGTCGCCACCCTCACCGTCCCCCACCCGGCCGCGATGCAGGAACTCGGCCGGACGCTCGCCACGGTGCTGCGCCCCGGGGACCTCGTCCTGCTCTCCGGCGAGCTCGGGGCGGGCAAGACGACGCTGGCCCGCGGCCTGGGCGAGGGCCTGGGCGTGCGCGGCGCGGTCACCTCCCCGACCTTCGTCATCGCCCGGGTGCACCCCTCCCTGGTCGGCGGCCCCGCACTGGTCCACGTGGACGCGTACCGGCTCGGCGGGGGGCTCGACCAGATGGAGGATCTCGACCTGGACGTCAGCCTCCCCGAGTCGGTCGTGGTGGTGGAGTGGGGCGAGGGCAAGGTCGAGGAGCTCTCCGAGTCCCGCCTGGAGGTCAGGATCGAGCGGGCGATGGGCGGCGACGCCCAGCTCTCGCTGGATCAGGACCTGGACCCCGACGTGCCCGACGAGCGGTCGGTCACCCTCACCGGCCTGGGCGCCCGCTGGGCCGAGGTCGGGCTCGCCGCGCTGGCCGTCGCCCGCGCGTAG
- the rimI gene encoding ribosomal protein S18-alanine N-acetyltransferase, whose product MTGDALPAAAVLREMRWWDIDPVLELERELFPEDAWSAGMFWSELADARHPRASRWYTVAEDEAGRIVGYAGLMAVAGEGDVQTIAVAQDQWGTGLGTRLLQRLIDQATAASCTELLLEVRVDNERAQRLYTRFGFEPVGIRRNYYQPSGVDALVMLRHMKDEGKTDDGR is encoded by the coding sequence ATGACCGGTGACGCCCTGCCCGCCGCCGCCGTGCTGCGGGAGATGCGGTGGTGGGACATCGATCCGGTGCTGGAGCTGGAGCGGGAGCTGTTCCCCGAGGACGCGTGGTCGGCCGGCATGTTCTGGTCCGAGCTCGCCGACGCGCGGCACCCGCGCGCCAGCCGCTGGTACACCGTCGCCGAGGACGAGGCCGGACGCATCGTCGGCTACGCCGGGCTGATGGCCGTCGCCGGCGAGGGGGACGTGCAGACGATCGCCGTCGCGCAGGACCAGTGGGGCACGGGGCTCGGGACCAGGCTCCTGCAGCGCCTGATCGACCAGGCCACCGCCGCCTCCTGCACCGAACTGCTGCTGGAGGTCCGCGTCGACAACGAGCGCGCCCAGCGCCTCTACACCCGCTTCGGCTTCGAGCCGGTCGGCATCCGCCGCAACTACTACCAACCGTCCGGTGTCGACGCCCTGGTGATGCTCCGCCACATGAAGGATGAAGGAAAGACTGACGATGGCCGCTGA